The genomic DNA TCGTAAGCCTGCACACGCTTACGCGTGCCTTCAACCACGTTCACGCTGACGATGACCGTATCGCCCGGACCAAAATCCGGAATGGTCTTTTCGCCGAGAACGCGCGCGATTTCTTCCTGCTCGAGTTTTGCAATCAGATTCATCACTGACTCCTAGATCCATCTTGTCGGCGTTCGTACCTGCCTCACGCGGTTACTGCGTTCGGCTACGGCCCCGATAGAGGATGGGTTCACATCTGGCACCGCACACGCATGTACGGCACCGCCTTGTGTCCGCTCGAAAGACCGAGGCCTCAGGCCGTCGGTTCTTCCTTCGCGAGACTTGTGAGCCACGCCTCGTCGGCACGGCTCAGCATTCTGTTTTTTCTGGCCTTCACGATCAGATCGGGCCGCTTGTTCAACGTGTTACGAAGCGCTTCACGCCGCCGCCACGCTTCGATTTCCGCATGATGGCCGCCGAGCAGCACATCTGGTACCCGCACGCCCTCGTACTCCTCGGGACGCGTGTAGTGCGGACAATCGAGCAGCACGTCGACGAAGCTGTCCTGCACCGCCGACTGCGAGTCGTTCAGCACGCCAGGCAACTGACGCACGACTGCATCCATCAATGCCATCGCAGGCAACTCGCCACCCGACAGCACGAAGTCGCCAAGGCTGACTTCCTCGTCGACTACACGGTCTAGCAGACGCTGGTCGATCGCTTCGTAACGCCCGCACAACAGGATCAGACCGGGTTCGGCCGCGAACTTCATCACGCGCTCGTGATTCAGCGTGGCGCCTTGCGGCGACATCATCACGACGCGCGATGCGCCCATGCCCTGCTCCGACTGCGCCGCCTTCGCGGCGTTGATCGCGTCTTCGAGCGGCCGGGCCAGCATGACCATGCCGGGGCCGCCGCCGTACGGGCGATCGTCGATCGTGCGGTAGTTGTCGGTCGTGAAATCGCGCGGATTCCACGTACGCAACCCATAGCGCTGCTGTTTCGCGGCCCGGCTGGTTATGCCCCAGTCGGTCAGCGCGCGGAACATTTCTGGAAAGAGCGTCACGACATCGAACTGCATCGCTCTCCCCCTTCAACGAAAGATTTCAATAGTCAGCTTCCCAGTCGACGACGATCTGCTTTGCCGCCTGGTCCACCGTTTTGACAAAGACGCCGACGAACGGGATCATGCGCTCGCCTACGACCGGCTTGCCGTTTTTGTCGGTAGCCGGATATGCGATGCGCAGCACCGACTGCGCGCCATTGTCGATCATGCTGGCGACCTTACCGAGGTTGAGCCCGGCGAGATTCACCACATCCAGGCCGATCAGATCGACCCAGTAGAATTCGTCGGCATCGAGCGCCGGAAATTCGCTGCGGCTGACGTACACGCGCGAGCCGCGCAACGCCAGCGCCACATCGCGGTCAGCGACGCCGCCCAGATGGGCAACCACGCTGTCGCTATGCGTTTTGGCCTGCAAGGACGGCGCCGATCTGCGCTCCTGGCCTTTCATCAGCCACCAGCGCTTCGCGCTCAGCAAGGCCTCGCCGCCCTGCCCGGCATCCGCGTGCGCGGCCACCTTGACCCAGCCTTTGAGACCATAAGCGTCGACGATTGCGCCGACCTCGACCGCATCGGCCGGCCAGCTTGCCGCCGTTTCGATGCGCATTTCTGCAGCTTCGGAATCGGCGTTCGCGACATTGACTTGCGCCTCTTTCGCCTTGCCGTCGGTTCGTTCGACCGGCTTGCGGACGAATGTGCCGAACGACACCTGACCAGACGCCTTTGCGCGCGAAGCCGCCTTGGCGCGACCAGAACTGCCGGAATCACGCTCAGACATCGAATAACCTCGACAACAACTTCGCAGCCTGCTTTGGCGTCTGCTTCAGTAAAACAATTTGCGCATCGGGCTGCTCACGCAAGCTGCGCGAGCCGTCGGCCACACCGACGACGATACGCGTGCGGGCCGCCATATCAAGCAGCCGGCTGCGCCTTTTGCGCTTCCTTCACGAGACGTTCGACGGTCGGCGACAGTTGCGCGCCAACACCTTGCCAGTACGTCAGGCGATCCTGAGCGATACGCAGGGACTCGCCCTTCGTAGCGACCGGATTGTAAAAACCGACGCGCTCGATGAAGCGGCCGTCACGACGGCTGCGCGAGTCAGTGGCGACGATGTTGTAGAACGGGCGCTTCTTGGAGCCGCCACGAGCCAAGCGGATGATGACCATACTAGAATCCTTGAAAACCGGGGTTCGGAACGACTGAAACACGCGATTATAGCGGGAAACCGACGCCATAACAAACACTTACCGGGATAAACTGCGGAACGGGACTACCCCGGCCTTCCACAAGAGGTGTGTGAACCCGCTCAAACGCCCGAATTTCCTGAAGGAGCGCCCGTGCAACGCCAGCCGATCCTGCCGTTTCTCTCCACTCTTTTTGTTTTTTTCGTGCGCATTGCCGGACTTGCGTGCACCGCGCGTAACCGGATTCTACGTGGGGCCGCGAGCGCGTTGCTCGCCGCACAGGCGTTGACGGCGACCGCCACGCTGCCCGTCGAGAAAATCAAACTGCCGCCGGGCTTTCACATCGAGGTGTTGTCGGACGACGTGCCGGGCGCGCGCGCGATGACCCTGTCACCCAAAGGCATTCTCTATGTGGGCAGCATGGATGGGCGCGTCTACGCGCTCGAACTGCGAAACGGCCGCCTGACGGGTCGCCACGTGATCGCGTCCGGGCTGCAGATGCCCGTCGGCGTCGCGTGGCATGACGGCGCGTTGTATATGTCGGCCGTGTCGAAAATCGTGCGCCTCGATGCGATCGACTCGCATCTGAACGATCCACCGAAACCCGTCGTCGTCACCGACAAGCTGCCCTCGGAGGCGCATCACGGCTGGAAATTCATCGCGTTCGGCCCGGACGGCAAGCTGTACGTGCCGCAAGGGGCGCCGTGCAACATTTGCGAGAGGGATCCGGACCGCTTTGCGCTGATTGGTCGCATGGACCCGGACGGCAGCCACTACGAAGTCGTCGCGCGCGGCATCCGCAATTCGGTCGGCTTCGCGTGGCACCCGGTCACGCACGAACTGTGGTTCACCGACAACGGTCGCGACCTGCTCGGCGACGATATTCCCAACGACAAGCTCAACCGCGCGCCACGGCTCGGCATGAATTTCGGCTTTCCGTACTGTCACGGCGGCGACACGCCCGACCCCGAATTCGGCAAGGATCATCCGTGCAGCGAATTCACGCCGCCGGTGGTCAAGCTGGGCGCGCACGTTGCGTCGCTTGGCATGCGCTTCTACGACGGCCCAATGTATCCGGCCGACTATCGCAACAACATCTTCATCGCCGAGCACGGCTCGTGGAACCGCAGCAAGAAGGTCGGCTACCGGGTCGTGCGCGTGATCACCGACCCGGACGGTAGCCACGCGCACGAGCAAGTCTTTGCCGAAGGCTGGCTGCAACCCGGCGAATCGGTCTGGGGCCGCCCCGCCGACGTGCTGCCGCTGCCAGACGGTTCGCTGTTGATCAGCGACGATACTGCCGGTGCGATCTATCGCGTCACCTATTCGTCGCCTTAGCGCGCGGATACATGCAGCAGGTTCCGCAGAACGGCTGCCCTCGCTGCACGTTCACCCGCGACATGTCCATCAATGCGCCGCAGGCGTAGAATGCGCGTCGGTCCGCGCCCCGCGGCGCGGCGCTCCTTTCGACCGCCTGTTACTCTGCCCACGCGTTCATGTCCACCGTAGCCTCGACTTCCCCGCGCTTCAGATCCAAGACGCTCACCGCCGCGTTGGCGTTCCTGTTCGGCAGCCTCGGCGCCCACCGCTTTTATTTGTACGGCACGCGGGACATATTCGGCTGGGCGCATCTGCTCGGCACGCTAATCGGCATTCCCGGCGTGATGCTGCTGATCTCGACCGAACGCGCCTCGATCCTCGGCTGGGTACTCGCTTCGATCGGGGCAGTTTCGCTGTTTGCCGCGTTTCTGGCGGCGCTCGTCTACGGGCTGCGTCCGGATCAGAAATGGGATGCGCAATTCAACTCCCACACGCAACGCAAAAGCCGCTCCGGGTGGACGGTCATCTTCGTCGTGATCTTTTCGCTGCTGATCGGTGCGTTCCTGCTGATGACCGGTCTCGCGCTCGCGTTCCAGACCTACTTCGAAAGTCAGGTGGAAGCGGCCAAAGCGATTTCGCAGTGACACCCATCGCGGAACGAGCAAACGTCCAGCCCGCTAGAAAAGCCTAAGTTGCGGATTGTCGCGCGCCGATGCGGTTGTGTGCTCGGGGCGCGACGGCTCGATCCGCTGGAAGTGCGACATGTCGAGAATGCCGCGCTCGCGTTCGTTTAGCCCCAAACGGCGCACGGCCTTGTGAAAGCGCTGCCTGAGCAGATCCGCCCATAGACCCTCTCCCTTCATGCGGGTCGAGAATGACGAGTCGTAGTCCTTGCCGCCGCGCATGTCGCGCACACGGCTCATCACGCGTTCGGCCCGATCCGGGAAATGTGCGCTCAGCCAACCCTTGAACAGCGGCGCGACCTCCCAAGGTAACCGCAGCACGATATAGCTCGCGTTGCTGGCGCCCGCTTGCGCGCACGCTTCGAGCACGCGTTCCATGTCCGGTTCGGTGACGAACGGAATCACCGGCGCGATGCTGACGCCGACCGGAATGCCCGCCTCGCTTAGCGTGCGGATCGTGCGCAGCCGGCGCGATGGTGTAGCCGCGCGCGGTTCGAGCGTGCGCGCGATATCGGCGTCCAGCGTGGTGATCGTGATCGCCGCCATGAACTGCCCGCGCTCCGCCATCGGCGCGAGCAGGTCGATGTCGCGCTCGATCAGCGACGATTTGGTGATCGCCGCGAACGGGTGATTGCGCTCGCCGAGCACCTCGATGACACGACGCGTAAGACGCAAGTCGCGTTCGGCCGGCTGCCACGCGTCAGTGGCAACGCCGAGCGCGATCGGCTCGGGTACATACGATTTCTTCGACAGCTCCCGCTCGAGCAGTTCCGGCGCGTTGATCTTCGCGTAGATGCGGCTTTCGAAATCGAGCCCCGGCGACAACCCCAGATAGCTGTGGGTAGGCCGCGCAAAGCAATAGATGCACCCGTGTTCGCAGCCGCGATACGGATTCAGCGACACACTAAACGGAATGTCCGGTGACGCGTTGCGCGTGAGGATTGTTTTCGCACGCTCCTCGAACACCTGCGTGCGCAGGGGCGTCGGCTCGCCGTCTTCCTCGGCCGTCTGCCAGCCGTCGTCGACGGCTTCGCGCTGGTCGAGTTCGTAGCGGCCTTGCAGGTTCGTGACCGCGCCGCGCCCCTTGCGAGGCGCCGGCGGCGCGATCGGATATTCCGGAATGTCAGGAGGGTCGGGATCATCCACGGCGGGCCACGCTAAGAAACGCGAACAGGAAATGCAAAAAGAAGACGACGCAAAACACCTGTATAAATATACAGTGTTTACGCCGTTTGTCGAGCATTTCGTTGGTCGCGTGATGCGCGGCCAGCGCCGTCAGCGAGTCGGCACTTACTCGCCGACTGCGATCGTCAGCGTCTCCTTGATTTCCTCCATCACCACATAGCTCTTCGACTGCACTGCGCCCGGCAGCTGGAGCAGGATGTCGCCGAGCAGCTTGCGGTAATCGGCCATTTCGCCGATGCGCGCCTTGATCAGATAGTCGAAATCGCCCGACACGAGGTGGCACTCGAGCACCTCGGGGATCTTCTGCACCTCGCGCCGGAACAGGTCGAACATGTTGCCGCTCTTGTGATCGAGCGTGATCTCGACGAACACGAGCAGCGCCGCGCCCAGCTCGGCCGGGTTCACGCGCGCGTAATAGCCGGTGATCACGCCGTCGCGCTCCATCCGCTTGACCCGCTCGATGCACGGCGTGACCGACAGCCCCACCTGCTCCGCCAGGTCCTTCATCGCCATTCGGCCGTCCTGCTGCAGGAGCCGCAGGATCTTGTGATCGAGCTTGTCGAGAGCCCGCACGGGCTGGCGCTGGGTACGCATGGTGTTTTTGCTGAAAATGATGAAAATACGATAACAAAACCTGCATCAATGTTAATAGTATAGCGGTTAACACTGGGCAAACAGCATTTCACTGTGCGTTGCAGCTCGTTGAGTCGAATCAGATCGAATCCAGCGACGAGCACCTTGCCCTCACTCACTTTTCTGATTATCTGGAGCAGCTATGCGAGTCGTCGTTTTGGGCAGTGGCGTCGTCGGGGTGACGACCGCGTATTACCTCGCGCGCGCGGGTCACGAAGTAACCGTGATCGATCGCGAGGCCGGCCCAGCGCTCGAAACCAGCTTTGCCAACGCGGGCCAGATCTCGCCGGGCTACGCGTCGCCGTGGGCCGCGCCGGGCGTGCCGCTGAAGGCCGTCAAGTGGATGTTTCAGAAGCACGCGCCGCTCGCGATGCGCCTCGATGGCACCGCGTTCCAGCTGCAATGGATGTGGCAGATGCTGCAGAACTGCACGGCGTCACGCTATGCGGTGAACAAGGGCCGCATGGTGCGGCTCGCCGAATATAGTCGCGACTGTCTGCAGGCGCTGCGCGCGGACACCGGTATCCAGTACGAAGGCCGCACCGGGGGCACGCTGCAGGTGTTCCGTACGCAGCAGCAGTTCGACGGTGCCGCGAAAGACATCGCCGTGCTGCAGGAAGCCAACGTGCCGTATGAGCTGCTGTCGGCGGACGAACTCGCGAAGGCCGAACCGGCGCTCGGCGCGGTGTCGCAAAAGCTCACGGGCGGCCTGCGTCTGCCCGGCGACGAAACCGGCGACTGCCAGATGTTCACGACGCGCCTCGCTGCGCTCGCCGAAGAGCTGGGCGTCAAGTTTCGCTACAACACGTCGATCGACGCGCTCGCGATGGCAGGCGGCCGAATCGCCGGCGTGCAATGCGGCGCTGAGCTGGTGCGCGCGGATTCGTTCGTCGTCGCGCTCGGCTCGTACTCGACGCGCTTCCTCGACGGCATCGTGAAGATTCCGGTTTATCCGCTGAAGGGCTATTCGATCACAGCGCCGATCGTCAACGCGGCGGCCGCACCGGTATCGACCGTGCTCGATGAGACTTACAAGATCGCGATCACGCGCTTTGATGACCGGATTCGCGTCGGCGGCATGGCCGAGATCGTCGGCTTCGACAAATCGCTGCGCCGGGCGCGTCGCGAAACGCTCGAGCTGTGCGTGAACGACCTGTTCCCGGGCGGCGGCGACACGTCGAAGGCGACGTTCTGGACCGGTCTGCGGCCGATGACGCCGGACGGCACGCCGATCGTCGGCCGCACGCCGGTGCCGAACCTGTTCCTGAACACCGGCCACGGTACGCTCGGCTGGACGATGTCGTGCGGCTCGGGCCAGTTGCTCGCCGACCTGATGTCGGGCAAGCAGCCGGCAATCCGCGCGGATGATCTGTCGGTCCATCGCTATCTCGGCGAGACCGTGGGCGAGCATCGGCCGGCGTATGCGTGAGTTGGAGTGCGTACGCTGAAGCGGCCCTCGCCTCAGCGCAAACCGTAAACTGAATCACCAAAAACAAACGGCGCCTCGCGAGGCGCCGTTTGCATTTCAATGCCGAAGCGTTCAGCTAAACGTGCTGCCGCGACAGCGGCATCAACGCACGCTCAGAACTGATCCTCCGACAACGCCAGCACGCCCTCGCCCCCCTTCGCGTTGACGATCGCCACTTCAAGCGCCGTCGCCTGCGGCAGCACGTGCTCGGCGTAAAACCGCGCGGTCGCGATCTTCGCGTCATGGAACGCGGGATCCTCGTCGCGCCGGGCCGCCGCGGCAAGCTGCGCGCGCGCCATCTGCCAGCCGCCGAGCACGATGCCCGCGAGCTTCAGATACGGCACGCTGCCCGCGAACACCGCATTCGGATCGCCCTTCGCATTCACGACGACGAAATCGACGACCGCGCCCAGCGCGCGTTGCCCCTGCGCGAGCTGCGTCTTCATCGACGCGAACGCCGCGCCCTGCTGCGCGCCAAGCGCCTGAACCGTTTCGGCGATGCCAGCAAGCAGTTGCTTCGCGATCTTGCCGCCATCGCGCAACGTCTTGCGGCCGATCAGATCGTTCGCCTGAATCGCGGTCGTGCCTTCGTAGATCGGCAGGATGCGCGCATCACGGTAGTACTGCGCGGCGCCGGTTTCCTCGATGAAGCCCATGCCGCCGTGCACCTGTACGCCGAGGCTCGTCACGTCGATCGACAGCTCCGTGCTCCAGCCCTTCACGATCGGCACCAGGTATTCGTAGATCGCCTGGTGGTTCGCGCGCGTCGCCTCGTCCGGATGACGATGCGCGACGTCGCAATGCGATGCCGCGACATACGCGAGCGCGCGCGACGCCTCGGTGAGACTGCGCATCGTCGACAGCATGCGGCGCACGTCCGGGTGCTGGATGATCGCGACCGACTGCTTCGCGGAGCCATCCACAGGACGGCTCTGCACGCGCTCTTTCGCATACGCGACCGCCTTCTGGTACGCACGATCCGAGATCGCAACCCCTTGCATGCCGACCGCGAAACGCGCGGTGTTCATCATGATGAACATGTACTCGAGGCCGCGATTTTCTTCGCCGATCAGCTGGCCGATCGCGCCGCCGTGATCGCCGAACTGCAGCACCGCGGTCGGGCTCGCCTTGATGCCGAGCTTGTGCTCGATCGACACGCAATGGACGTCGTTGCGCTCACCGAGCGAGCCGTCCTCGTTGACGAGGAACTTCGGCACGAGGAACAGCGAAATGCCTTTCACGCCTTCGGGCGCGTTCGGCGTGCGCGCGAGTACGAGATGGACGATGTTCTTCGCCATATCGTGCTCGCCCCACGTAATGAAAATCTTGGTGCCGAACAGCTTGAACGAACCGTCGCCCTGCGGCTCGGCGCGCGTGCGCACGAGCGCGAGATCGGAGCCGGCCTGCGGCTCGGTCAGGTTCATCGTGCCGGTCCATTCACCGGAGAGCAGTTTCGGCACGAAGGTCTGTTTCTGCGTTTCGCTACCCGCCGTCAATAGCGCTTCGATTGCGCCGTCGGTCAGCAAAGGACACAACGCGAACGACAGATTCGACGCGTTCAACATTTCGACGCAGGGTGTTCCGATCAGCTTCGGCAGCCCCTGCCCTTCGTACTCGAGCGGATGCTGCACGCCTTGCCAGCCGCCCTCGGAGAACTGGCGGAACGCGTCCTTGAAACCGGGCGTCGCGGTGACGACGCCATCCTTCCAGGTGCTCGGATTGCGATCGCCGTCGACGTTCAGCGGCGCGAGCACTTCGCCGCACAGTTTCGCCGACTCGTCGAGCACAGCCTGCGCCGTGTCGAGGTTGGCGTCTTCGAAGCCAGGCAGCTTCGCGATGTCTTCGAGTCCGGCCAGTTCTTTCATCACGAACAGCATGTCCTTGATGGGCGCCGTATAGCTCATTTCGGTTCTCCTCCGTTGATATGAAAAAAGGGCGCGGGACTTGGTCGGTCCTGCGCCCTTCGCGTGTTGTCGGCGGCCCCTTTCAGGCGCCGCGGCGCTTAGCCGAGTTCGCGCACGAGTTCCGGCACGACGGTGAAGAGATCACCGACGAGGCCGTAATCGGCGACGCTGAAAATCGGCGCTTCTTCGTCCTTGTTGATCGCGACGATGACCTTCGAATCCTTCATGCCCGCGAGGTGCTGGATCGCACCCGAGATGCCGACCGCGACGTACAGTTGCGGCGCGACGATCTTGCCGGTCTGGCCGACCTGGTAGTCGTTCGGTACGAAGCCCGCATCGACCGCCGCGCGCGATGCGCCCAGTGCCGCACCGAGCTTGTCCGCCAGCGGTTCCAGAACCTTCGTGTAGTTCTCGCCGTTGCCCAGACCCCGGCCACCCGACACGATGATCTTCGCGCTCGTCAGTTCCGGACGGTCGAGCTTCGTGACTTCGCGGCTCACGAACTGCGAGATGCCCGTATCGGGTGCCGCTTCGATCTTTTCGACCGCTGCGCTACCACCTTCAGCTGCAACTGCGTCGAAACCGGTCGAGCGCACCGTGATGACCTTGACCGGATCCGCTGATTGAACCGTCGCGATTGCGTTGCCCGCGTAGATCGGACGCTCGAACGTGTCGGCGCTATCGACTGCGGTGATGTCGCTGATCTGCGCGACGTCGAGCTTCGCGGCAATACGCGGCGCGATGTTCTTGCCGTAAGCGGTCGCCGGCGCGAGGATGTGCGTGTAGTGCTTCGCGATGTTCAGCACCGTGGCTTCGACGTTTTCCGCGAGGCCTGCAGCCAGTTGCGGCGCGTCGGCCAGCAGCACCTTGCTCACGCCCGCGATCTTCGCGGCCGCATCCGCTGCGGCCTGCGCGTTGTGACCCGCCACCAGCACGTGAATGTCACCGCCGATCTTCTGTGCCGCTGCGATCGTATTGAGCGTCGCGGCCTTGATCGACGCGTTGTCGTGTTCTGCAATTACCAGGTTCGTCATTTCTTGCGTCTCCTCACAGCACCTTGGCTTCGGTCTTCAGCTTCTCGACCAGCGTCTTCACATCCGGCACCTTCACACCGGCGGAGCGCTTCGGCGGCTCGGCGACCTTCAGCGTCTTCAGACGCGGCGTGACATCGACACCGAGGTCTACGGGCTTGACCGTTTCCAGCGGCTTCTTCTTCGCCTTCATGATGTTCGGCAGCGTGACGTAGCGCGGCTCGTTCAGGCGCAGATCGGTCGTCACCACCGCGGGCAGCGTCAGCGACAGCGTTTCCGCGCCGCCGTCCACTTCACGCGACACGGTTGCCTTGCCGTCAGCCACCACCACTTTCGAGGCAAAGGTTGCCTGGGGCAGATTCGCGAGCGCCGCCAGCATCTGGCCGGTCTGGTTCGAGTCGTCGTCGATCGCCTGCTTGCCCAGTATGACGAGCGAAGGCTGTTCCCTGTCGACCAGCGCCTTGAGCAGCTTCGCGACTGCCAGCGGCTGCAGGTCTTCGTTCGATTCGATCAGGATTGCGCGGTCCGCACCGATCGCGAGCGCGGTGCGCAGCGTTTCCTGCGCCTGCGTCACACCCGCCGACACAGCGATCACTTCGGTCGCGACGCCCGCTTCCTTCAGACGCACGGCCTCTTCAACCGCAATTTCGTCGAACGGGTTCATCGACATCTTCACGTTGGCGATATCGACACCCGTACCGTCCGACTTCACACGGACCTTCACGTTGTAGTCGACCACTCTTTTCACTGGCACCAGAATTTTCATGCACACGCTCCAAAGTTACGAATACGTCAACCCGTCGAACATTATAGCGACTGCCTTCATGGCAGCCCTGTCACGGGTGCTTTGCGGGAGGATATCGCTCCTCAGTGGCGTGACGGCAATATCGAACGATCGTTCTATTTTAATCTCCAAAAAACCCGGGAGACAACCCCGGGTTCCGACTCAGAACTCTAATTTCGCATTGCCGTCGTGTTCTGCGAGATCCGCGGGCCGTTGCTTCACCAGGAGGTGATCACCGAGCCGCCGAATTTGCTGTCGACGAACTGCTTCACTTCCGGCGAGTGGTACGCCGCGACGAGCTTCGCGACCCACGGCTTGTTCCTGTCCGCCTCGCGGATCGCGATGATGTTCACGTACGGACCCTTCGGGTCTTCGATCGCGATGGCATCCTGCTTCGGCTTCAGGCCCGCTTCCATCGCGAAGTTGGTGTTGATCGCGGCGGCGTCGACGTCGCCCAGCGAACGCGGAATCTGCGCCGCGTCGAGCTCGACGATCTTCAGCTTCCTCGGATTGTCGACGATATCGAGCGGCGTCGCCTTCAATCCCGCATCGGCGCGCAGCTTCAGCAAGCCCTGTTTTTGCAGCAGCAGAAGCGCGCGGCCGCCGTTGGTCGGATCGTTCGGCACCGCGATCTTCGCGCCCTGCTGCAGTTCGGCGAGCGTCTTCACCTTCTTCGAGTAGATACCCATCGGGTACGTGACCGTATCGGCGATACGGATCAGCTTGTAGCCGCGATCCTTCACCTGCGCCTGCAAGTACGGGTCGTGCTGGTAGCTGTTCGCGTCGAGATCACCGCTCGCGAGCGCCGCATTCGGCTGCACGTAATCGGAGAATTCGACGATCTTGATGTTTAGACCGTTCTTCGCAGCGACCGTCTTTACGACGTCCATGATCTGCGCGTGCGGGCCGCCGGTGACGCCGACCTTGATCGTGTCTTCGGCATGCACCGCAGTAGTGGCGAACAGAGAAGCCGCGCCGAGCGCCGCGGCCAGCTTGAGAATGAAGCGACGTTGCACGATGGACCTTTTCCGAATCTCTATGGGCGGGCTTCCGAACACCCTTGTCTATTTATGGCTCAAACGACGCACGAGCCAATCTCCAAACGACTGCACCAGTTGCACGAACACGATCAGGATCAGCACGACCGCGAGCATCACTTCCGGCAGGAACCGCTGGTAACCATAGCGGATGCCGAGGTCGCCAAGACCGCCGCCGCCGATCGCGCCGGCCATCGCCGAATAGCCGACCAGCGAAACGAACGTGATCGTCAACCCGGCGACCACGCCCGGCAGCGATTCCGGCAGCAGTACCTTGAAGACGATCTGGCTGGTAGTCGCGCCCATTGCCTGAGCGGCCTCGATCAGCCCGCGGTCGACTTCGCGCAGCGCTGTCTCGACCAGACGCGCGATGAACGGCGCGGCGGCGATCGTCAGCGGCACGATCGCCGCCGCGGTGCCGATCGACGAACCGACGACGAGCCGGGTAAACGGAATCACCGCGACCAGCAGGATGATGAACGGTGTCGAGCGCACCGCATTGACGATCATGCCCATCACGCGATTCACCGCGACGTTTTCGAGCAC from Paraburkholderia sp. HP33-1 includes the following:
- a CDS encoding electron transfer flavoprotein subunit beta/FixA family protein, which gives rise to MKILVPVKRVVDYNVKVRVKSDGTGVDIANVKMSMNPFDEIAVEEAVRLKEAGVATEVIAVSAGVTQAQETLRTALAIGADRAILIESNEDLQPLAVAKLLKALVDREQPSLVILGKQAIDDDSNQTGQMLAALANLPQATFASKVVVADGKATVSREVDGGAETLSLTLPAVVTTDLRLNEPRYVTLPNIMKAKKKPLETVKPVDLGVDVTPRLKTLKVAEPPKRSAGVKVPDVKTLVEKLKTEAKVL
- a CDS encoding electron transfer flavoprotein subunit alpha/FixB family protein, producing the protein MTNLVIAEHDNASIKAATLNTIAAAQKIGGDIHVLVAGHNAQAAADAAAKIAGVSKVLLADAPQLAAGLAENVEATVLNIAKHYTHILAPATAYGKNIAPRIAAKLDVAQISDITAVDSADTFERPIYAGNAIATVQSADPVKVITVRSTGFDAVAAEGGSAAVEKIEAAPDTGISQFVSREVTKLDRPELTSAKIIVSGGRGLGNGENYTKVLEPLADKLGAALGASRAAVDAGFVPNDYQVGQTGKIVAPQLYVAVGISGAIQHLAGMKDSKVIVAINKDEEAPIFSVADYGLVGDLFTVVPELVRELG
- a CDS encoding MetQ/NlpA family ABC transporter substrate-binding protein, which encodes MQRRFILKLAAALGAASLFATTAVHAEDTIKVGVTGGPHAQIMDVVKTVAAKNGLNIKIVEFSDYVQPNAALASGDLDANSYQHDPYLQAQVKDRGYKLIRIADTVTYPMGIYSKKVKTLAELQQGAKIAVPNDPTNGGRALLLLQKQGLLKLRADAGLKATPLDIVDNPRKLKIVELDAAQIPRSLGDVDAAAINTNFAMEAGLKPKQDAIAIEDPKGPYVNIIAIREADRNKPWVAKLVAAYHSPEVKQFVDSKFGGSVITSW
- a CDS encoding methionine ABC transporter permease yields the protein MLSEMFDMFVQSFWETLIMVGISGLIGAVVGVPLGVLLYLTDRQGVLENVAVNRVMGMIVNAVRSTPFIILLVAVIPFTRLVVGSSIGTAAAIVPLTIAAAPFIARLVETALREVDRGLIEAAQAMGATTSQIVFKVLLPESLPGVVAGLTITFVSLVGYSAMAGAIGGGGLGDLGIRYGYQRFLPEVMLAVVLILIVFVQLVQSFGDWLVRRLSHK